ACCTCATCTTTATTAGCTACAATATTATTGTAAAAAAATTCCGGGTTACTGATACGGTACGCAAAAGTACCGTTGGCGCCCAGTTCAATCGGAATCTCGTACCTGGGATCCATATATTTGACAGGATTATAGGTACCCCACGACTGGTTCACTACAAGAGCCCGCCTGAAGAAATAAATATAAACTTTATGCTCCGATGTAAAGCCCTGCCTTAACCTGGATAGCGTTGTCAGAAATGGATGGTTATCCGTTTTCAGGTTGTAAATTCCTTCTTCTGCAAGTACGTTTTCCACTTTACCCTCGTAAACCAATATGCATCCCTGTCCGGGTGCAACAATCAGTTTGCTTGCATTCATAATTTCATCTCTCTTGGAAGGATGTTTATACCAGAGTACCTCGGAATCCTGGTTCTTCCATTCAATGACTTCAGATAGCTGGTTGCTGAAAATATTAAAGAAGCTCATGGTGATTTAATTTAATTAAGGTCTTTCGGTTTCAGGTTATATTGATCCACTTCCCGGATCTTCTTACCATTTATATCGTAGTAGTAATACTTATTGCCATTGACAATATATCCGTCTTTTAAAATTTTTCCACCACCGCGTAAATCGGCAGGATCAGGACTGAGCGTTTTAAGAATAGCACCTGTATTGCCATTCAGTATTTGAACCTGGTAAGGCTCATCCTCCGCGGGGGTTGGTTTATTGGCAATCATGACAACAGAATCATTGGATGCCAGCACCAGGGGCGAGAAATAAGTCCTGCCCGGTGTAATGTCCTTATAGTTGATAAGTCTCGATTCCTTTATACTCCAGTCTCGAATAAATACTTTTTTATAAGGAGAGCGGTCCGTGAATATCCCGGAACCACCAAAATCTTTATCCCAGCCAAACTGGGGCTCATCTTTTGGATATCCATACTGATAATGATAGGTATACTTTATCAACGCTTTTTTCTCCTGTGGAAATTCAAAACTTTCCTTACTGAATCTGTACCCTGTGGTTACTACCGGCTGTGGCACCGGTTGCTTAATAGCTGCTTTGAAACCACTTTCCGTATATGTTTTATTGATAAGCGGCATAAATACGAGGTTCCTGCCGTCGTTTGTGACTAATTTATAGCCGGAACCATAGCTGTTGTAATTGAATTCAATCTTCGCAATACCAACACTTAAATCATCGTTCCCTTTTTCATATTGCTCCAAAACATTGTCAATAGTGGAGTTGGCGATGTTGAGTCTGAATACAAGTTTATGATTCAACATGATATACAGATTGTTGTCCTCAAAAACGCGCAACTGATAGTCTTTCGTTCCCGAGGGTGGGAGTTCCGTGAGCACTCTGATCCATTTCTTATCTGATGTGACAGCATCAAATAATGCCAGATAAATTTTATCCGGCTTGCTGTCATTGAATCTTTCCGAGAGATTGGCATATAATTGCCCAACCTTGGCTATATAAGGATGTTGCTGGTTGTCGGTGATCGATAAGGCGGCACTGTTATCCCAATTGTAAGTGGGTGCTTCCTGCTGTGTTACAGCAGGCGCGGGGGCCGTATAGGGAAGCTCCTGCGGATGGTGTGAGCTCCTGGTTGAAAAAAGTAATTTGAGAACGAACAGGAAAACGACCGCAATAGCTACGCCAATGGCAATTTTCGGCACTACTGTATTCGTATTCCGGGGGATATTATAGTTGTGGTTGATGTTGATATCATCCGAGTCCAGGAAAAAATCAGTACCGCAACTATTGCATTTGTAGTAATCAGGTCTAAGTTCAGTGATCTTTACGCTGCCACAGCTCGGACATTTAATCGCTTTAATTCTTTTTGCCATTGAAAAAACCGTATTGGACCTTTTCGGGATTAAAAATCGGTTAACCGGTCGCAATATAAGGCTTAGATTTTAACTTTGAAAATCATGAAGTTATATACATATTAATTGTTTTGCATATGAAGATGGGAGACTGCCAGGGTATACCTTTGAATGGTTCTGTGACGGGAGGTTGGTCAATCGGCATCAGTTCTGCCGCTTCGGAATACACGGGGCGACTGGCCCGTATATGATTTGAAGAATTTTGAAAAATATCCCAGGTCATAAAAACCCAGGTTGTAGGCAATCTCTTTTATAGACTGCCCGGGAACGGCCAGTTGCCGTTGGGCTTCCAGTATGATCCTGTTGCGGATCAGGGAGGCAGCGGATTTATTAAAATGTTTCTTGCACAGGATGTTCAGGTAGTTGGCAGTGATGTTCAGCTTACCGGCATAGAACTCTACTGTTTTATGCTCCCTGAAATGGATATCGATCAGATTCAGGTATTCGGATAGTATCGGAGCAATCGTGTAGGTTTTGTGGTCGCCGAACAGCAGCTCCGATTTCCGGCTGGCAATTTGCGCAATGATGCGGGTTCGGGAGTAAACGATTTCCCATAGTATGGGCTTGGCGCCTAATTCCTTTTTGATGCCTTTGAATTCATAGCGTAGATCGTCAAATTCTTCCTGCGAAAGATCAATGATCGGATGCTTTTTATAGATGGCGGTATTGAAACGGAGCGCACTGGCAATAATATTGAAGTGCTGTTGGTTGATCATCAGCTGGTAGGCGATCGTATTACTCGCCAGCTGCCAGTAATGCACCTGCCCCGGAAATAGGAAATGCAGCTGCCGGCCCTTTATCTCATGATTTACAAAATCAATGGTATGGGTACCTTCAGAAGTTTCTGTCAGAAGAAGCATGAAAAAATCATGAACATGCGGCCGCTCTACTATCAGTGAATTACCCTGCCATTCAAAGTATAGAAAGCTGCCGTCATGATTCTGCTGATCCCGGTACGTATTTAAGTTAAATGTCGGTATGTGACCCATCTTTCAAAGGACAAAATTTTAAAAATATTCCATTGCGTAACAGAAATACATGACATCGTCAACATCCATATCCTGCCACGAAACAGCACTCCCGGCCCGATGCACAACAAGCGGGTTGGATTACGCCGGGAAAACAGTATTGAACTGACAGTCATTTGGGGTAACAAGCTGGTACTCCATTTCTACTTTGGCTTGTTATGTTCACTGTTGGTACATAGGCTGTTTGTATGGTAAATAAGTGTGACAGCCCTGGCTATTAAAAGGCCAGGCCAACAGCATTCCTGCCAGAGGCCCAACCCTTTACTCTCTATCAACGTCGTTTTTTTCCTTTGTTTACAATCCAGTGTTATTCGCTGGAGGTGCAATTTAATTGATAAGAATACATCTTCATATACAGGTTATAATAGGAACAAGTTTTTGCGGATTTTATACAAGTTTTAAAAATTGTTTTAGGGTAATTTTATATTGATAGATGGATGTGTGAGATGCGCTGAAAATAGGCACTGGAAAGAGATTCCGGGATGTTTATGCCACTTCTGGAACATTTCCCGCGAAGAACTCATCAGGAGTGCCATGATTCATTTTTTGTCATCTTGCTAAAATAATGGCCACAACACAGGACCATTAAAAGCTACAACACTACAATAGGAAGATGTTGAATACGACCGGGCTTATAACGGTTGAGTGCAAAAAAACACGCAGCAGTATCTACTGCTGCTTTAATTTTTTTAACTGGCCGGGAAAAAGTGTCAGGATAAGAATTTACCGGCACCCGGCGGAGACAAGATGGTAACTGTGCAGTGAAGCCGTCGCCGGCCTGTACACCAGATATCCGCCATAACAGTATGAGATATCAAAGGAGATGCTTAGCTTAGCTTCAGTTTTGTGTTAAAAAGCCGATAATCTTATTTCAATGGAGCAAAGCAGTATCCCGCAAATCCTGGAAGAAATTTTCCCTAAAGAACGTATCCGGTCCCGACTGATCGACCTTGTGTCTTATGCATCTGACGCAGGATTCTATCATTTGGTGCCAAAAGCCGTGGTACAACCGGTAACAGAAGAGGAGATCGTGCGCTTGTTTAAATTTTCCCATACTCACCAGGTGCCAATGGTGTTCCGCACCGGAGGTACCAGTCTTTCCGGCCAGGCGGTTACGGATGGCATACTGGTAGACCTGAGTCGCTACTGGGATAAAATAGAAATACTGAACGATGGGGCAGGGGTTAAAGTACAACCCGGGATTATCGGTGCGCGGGTAAACCAGTATTTGAAAAAATATCAGCGGAAAATAGGCCCGGATCCATCAAGTATATCTGCCGCCATGATGGGGGGCATTTTATCTAATAATGCCAGTGGTATGTGCTGTGGCGTGGAAAAAAATTCTTATCACACTACAAGATTTATCCGTTTTATATTACCGGATGGACAAATTTTCTCCACGGCGCTCAAAGAAGATTATGATCGCTTCCTGGTGTCATGTAAGGATATCAGCGAAGCCCTGATAAACCTGCGGAAACAGGTATTGGAGCAGCAACAGCTGTACACACGTATAAGAGAAAAGTATAAAACAAAGAATACGGTTGGATATTCACTGAATGCCTTGATCGATTTTGAACATCCCCTCGATATCCTGGCGCATTTGTTAATTGGGGGAGAAGGTACGCTGGCCTTTATTGCCGAAGCGGTGCTGGATACGGTACCCGATCCTGCTTTCAAAGCCACCTCACTGCTGTATTTTCCGGATATTTATAAAGCCTGTAAAGCCATTATGCCGTTGAAAGATGCAG
The genomic region above belongs to Chitinophaga sp. 180180018-3 and contains:
- a CDS encoding AraC family transcriptional regulator, yielding MGHIPTFNLNTYRDQQNHDGSFLYFEWQGNSLIVERPHVHDFFMLLLTETSEGTHTIDFVNHEIKGRQLHFLFPGQVHYWQLASNTIAYQLMINQQHFNIIASALRFNTAIYKKHPIIDLSQEEFDDLRYEFKGIKKELGAKPILWEIVYSRTRIIAQIASRKSELLFGDHKTYTIAPILSEYLNLIDIHFREHKTVEFYAGKLNITANYLNILCKKHFNKSAASLIRNRIILEAQRQLAVPGQSIKEIAYNLGFYDLGYFSKFFKSYTGQSPRVFRSGRTDAD